Proteins co-encoded in one Sebastes fasciatus isolate fSebFas1 chromosome 11, fSebFas1.pri, whole genome shotgun sequence genomic window:
- the prg4a gene encoding proteoglycan 4a: MMMMMKMSLWLLLCGLAVTYTTAAGPGSCVGRCGEAFTRGQQCTCDFNCMHHNECCQDFQATCTGAQSCQGRCGEAYRRGRVCECDPQCTQYSTCCHDYQRQCDARRSVSRTAAFKPVRTAASGKRRSESEGIMSNSASEEWYTGVRKIPVGLQPMPFSDYGVPYSPARGSSLPSYGAPTLGGSAPVTPSGPGAVDGLSDPAGSRPRPSTLQDIAQALALVEGGSEGPGTGLLGDVNLCSDSPINGLTALSNGTILIFKGEMFWSVDPVSRSVGPPQSITDTLGVPSPIDTVFTRCNCHGNTYIIKGGQYWRLDGNMVMEPGYPKSLASEFPGLTGSINAALAVPATTSTPETVYFFMKGDVMQRFIFPADSTASCSKTPRSSLNRRFARQAVLLSGEINIKVSLKGFPFPVTSALSMPSPQSSHLYDHYIFSGPLFFSCQISGDLPVLASPHPSALFPPPLPPPSLSPAADAAAADAAAAAAAAVAANLAALNANPPLPVNSIRVWLRCP; encoded by the exons atgatgatgatgatgaagatgtcaCTGTGGCTTCTGTTGTGTGGCCTTGCCGTGACCtacactactgctgctggacCAG GCAGCTGCGTGGGTCGCTGTGGGGAGGCTTTCACCAGAGGCCAGCAGTGTACCTGTGACTTCAACTGCATGCATCATAATGAGTGCTGCCAAGACTTTCAGGCTACCTGCACCGGCG CTCAGTCCTGTCAGGGTCGCTGTGGCGAGGCATACAGACGTGGTCGGGTGTGCGAGTGTGATCCACAGTGCACCCAGTACAGCACCTGTTGTCATGACTACCAGCGACAATGCG ATGCCAGAAGGTCAGTTTCACGCACCGCGGCTTTCAAGCCGGTGAGGACTGCAGCTTCAG gGAAACGGAGATCAGAGAGCGAAGGGATAATGTCCAACAGTGCGAGCGAGGAATGGTACACAG GTGTGAGGAAAATCCCCGTCGGTCTCCAGCCAATGCCTTTCTCTGATTATGGAGTTCCATACTCTCCAGCACGTGGCTCCTCTCTGCCCAGCTACGGTGCTCCGACTCTGGGCGGCAGTGCTCCTGTCACTCCCTCTGGCCCTGGAGCTGTTGATG GTCTCAGTGACCCAGCAGGCTCCAGGCCCAGACCCAGCACCCTGCAGGACATAGCCCAGGCCTTGGCTCTGGTGGAAGGAGGTTCTGAGGGACCAGGGACAG GACTCCTTGGTGATGTCAACCTATGCAGTGATTCTCCCATCAATGGACTGACAGCTCTTAGCAACGGGACCATTCTGATATTTAAAG GTGAGATGTTCTGGTCAGTGGACCCGGTCAGTCGCTCAGTTGGTCCTCCACAGAGTATCACAGACACTCTGGGCGTCCCCTCTCCCATCGATACCGTCTTCACACGCTGCAACTGCCACGGAAACACCTACATCATCAAG GGAGGTCAGTACTGGCGTCTAGACGGGAACATGGTGATGGAGCCGGGCTACCCCAAATCTCTGGCATCTGAGTTCCCGGGTCTGACAGGAAGCATCAATGCTGCTCTGGCAGTACCGGCCACCACGAGCACACCAGAGACTGTGTACTTCTTTATGAAGG GAGACGTCATGCAGAGGTTCATCTTCCCAGCAGACAGCACCGCCTCCTGCAGCAAGACACCAAGGAGCTCCTTGAACCGACGTTTCGCTCGTCAGGCTG TTCTTCTAAGTGGAGAGATCAACATCAAAGTGTCTCTGAAGGGATTCCCCTTCCCGGTCACCTCGGCTCTGTCCATGCCCAGCCCTCAGAGCAGTCATCTGTACGATCACTACATCTTCTCTGGAC CTCTCTTCTTCAGCTGCCAGATCTCAGGTGACCTGCCGGTACTGGCCTCACCTCACCCATCTGCATTATTCCCACCCCCACTACCGCCACCCAGCCTCAGCCCTGCTGCTGatgcagctgctgctgatgctgctgctgctgctgctgctgctgtggcagCCAACTTGGCCGCTCTAAACGCTAACCCTCCCCTCCCAGTCAACTCCATCAGAGTTTGGCTGCGCTGTCCTTAG